The following coding sequences lie in one Arachis hypogaea cultivar Tifrunner chromosome 9, arahy.Tifrunner.gnm2.J5K5, whole genome shotgun sequence genomic window:
- the LOC112709023 gene encoding uncharacterized protein, with protein sequence MMFMNKEHDPMLCQTFPTFLDGAALIWFSNLPEGSISNFDELADQFVNYFAASKIYVHNFDYLSTIKQGPNESLKDYMTRFAEATNKIPNLNPKVPLHALKSGLRPGKFQETIVIAKPKTLAKFREKATTQIEIEELQALQKANKPIPNREDEKQNKHPNNRTDQRPIKLTPKFDSYTALNAKREDIIKDILHSKLIKPPNKAGTHQDQRYVDKSKYCSFHQKYGHSTDDCVIAKYLLEKLA encoded by the coding sequence ATGATGTTTATGAACAAAGAACATGACCCAATGCTATGCCAAACTTTCCCTACCTTCTTAGACGGAGCCGCTTTAATCTGGTTCTCCAACCTCCCAGAAGGATCCATCTCCAACTTCGATGAATTGGCCGACCAGTTTGTCAACTACTTTGCTGCATCCAAGATATACGTGCACAATTTCGATTACCTGAGTACTATTAAGCAAGGGCCAAATGAAAGCCTGAAAGACTACATGACCCGATTCGCCGAGGCAACTAACAAAATACCCAACCTAAACCCAAAAGTCCCCCTCCATGCCCTAAAAAGCGGCCTTCGCCCTGGGAAATTCCAAGAGACTATAGTCATAGCAAAACCGAAAACCCTAGCCAAATTCCGAGAAAAGGCGACAACTCAAATCGAGATCGAGGAACTCCAAGCACTACAAAAGGCAAACAAACCAATCCCAAACAGGGAAGATGAAAAGCAGAATAAACATCCGAATAATAGAACAGACCAGAGGCCAATCAAGCTCACACCTAAGTTCGACAGCTACACTGCCCTAAATGCCAAAAGAGAGGACATCATCAAAGATATCCTACATTCAAAGCTCATCAAACCTCCAAACAAAGCAGGAACACACCAGGACCAGCGATACGTGGACAAGTCTAAATACTGTAGTTTCCACCAGAAATATGGACATTCGACAGACGACTGTGTTATAGCAAAATACCTCCTCGAAAAGCTGGCCTGA